Proteins found in one Xenopus laevis strain J_2021 chromosome 1L, Xenopus_laevis_v10.1, whole genome shotgun sequence genomic segment:
- the foxn4.L gene encoding forkhead box protein N4-like, whose product MIDSDISAIMSGIIRASGQNHHPQSQEYRHLNPSQMGAEELPNDLQSLSWLTSVDVPRLQQMTTARMDYSHSSQNSLMQQSGHLSSNAHSPGSMIHIPASMQQGILGLNTLTSHGSNMSQYNMAGHVSPGLQAQQPVYQPHSQQIYALSQGSQCSSANLYNSSYRAQAQFTPRLAAHPTQELQPKSYPKPIYSYSCLIAMALKNSKTGSLPVSEIYSFMKDHFPYFKIAPDGWKNSVRHNLSLNKCFEKVENKLSGSSRKGCLWALNPAKIDKMEEEMQKWKRKDLPAIRRSMANPDELDKLIMDRPENCKAPSKLVETEVQAMTPIGNIPGRIPQHHPHHVMTLSLQSIPLHHQIQTQARLASASPAPAQSPPVHSIPDMTHSPLQQHIMSRAASDFLSLTSDMNTEVDALDPSIMDFALQGNIWEDMKDESFSLDTLGAFSSSPLQLSDCDLGTIGLTPVSSSGDHSFSDFQVTSLYTTYPTMENVAPSQCVTGSGTKPIALL is encoded by the exons GCATTTGAACCCCTCTCAAATGGGAGCAGAGGAACTTCCCAATGACCTGCAGTCTCTGTCATGGCTGACCTCTGTGGATGTTCCCAGGTTACAGCAGATGACTACTGCAAGGATGGACTACAGTCACTCTTCCCAGAATTCTCTGATGCAGCAGTCAG GGCATTTATCAAGCAATGCACACTCACCTGGATCTATGATTCACATTCCAGCAAGCATGCAACAGGGGATTCTGGGTCTGAATACGTTAACATCACATGGGTCCAAT ATGAGCCAGTACAATATGGCAGGACACGTGTCTCCTGGTTTGCAGGCTCAGCAGCCGGTGTACCAACCTCATTCACAGCAAATCTATGCACTGTCCCAGGGATCCCAG TGTTCCTCTGCAAACTTGTACAACAGTTCATACAGGGCACAAGCTCAGTTCACGCCGCGCCTTGCAGCTCATCCTACACAGGAACTGCAGCCCAAGAGCTACCCCAAACCCATCTATTCATACAG TTGCCTTATTGCAATGGCCTTGAAGAACAGCAAGACTGGAAGCCTGCCAGTGAGTGAAATCTACAGTTTTATGAAGGatcatttcccttattttaag ATAGCTCCAGACGGCTGGAAGAACTCAGTTCGACATAACCTTTCCCTAAACAAGTGCTTTGAGAAGGTAGAGAACAAATTAAGTGGATCTTCACGCAAAGGGTGCTTGTGGGCCCTGAACCCAGCTAAGATTGATAAAATGGAAGAGGAGATGCAGAAATGGAAGAGGAAGGATCTTCCAGCTATACGTAGGAGCATGGCTAACCCAG ATGAACTGGACAAACTTATCATGGACAGACCAGAGAATTGCAAAGCTCCTAGTAAATTGGTGGAAACAGAAGTTCAAGCTATGACGCCCATAGGAAACATCCCGGGCAGGATTCCTCAGCACCATCCACACCATGTCATGACTTTGTCATTACAGTCCATTCCTTTGCACCATCAGATCCAGACCCAGGCCAGGCTAGCATCAGCTTCTCCAGCCCCAGCCCAGAGTCCTCCAGTTCACTCTATTCCAGACATGACCCACAGTCCCCTTCAACAGCACATCATGAGCAGGGCTGCTTCAGACTTTCTCAGCCTCACTTCAGATATGAACACAGAGGTTGATGCCCTTGATCCTAGCATCATGGACTTTGCTCTACAAG GAAACATATGGGAGGACATGAAGGATGAGAGCTTCAGCCTGGACACATTAGGGGCTTTCAGCAGTTCCCCTCTCCAACTCTCAGACTGTGATTTGGGAACCATTGGTCTGACCCCTGTGTCTAGCAGCGGGGATCATTCTTTCTCAGACTTTCAGGTTACCAGCCTGTACACTACATATCCAACTATGGAAAATGTGGCACCTTCCCAGTGTGTGACTGGATCAGGAACCAAGCCTATTGCTCTGCTTTAA